The following is a genomic window from Methanosarcinales archaeon.
TTGGAAACTCTCAGAACTTTAAAGTGTTTTGAAAAGCTGTTTTTGGGACGGCCTGCACGTTTTGTACCTACTTGGGAGCTATACAAAAAAGAGCTGTACAGGATATCTAACGATATTCGGGGAACAATCATTGTCCGGCTACTTTCTGAGTGCGGGATTGCCAGGGAAGAGCTGGCTTGTGCCTGCGAATAAATCTTGACCGAAACCACACACGTGGTCTTTGGATCGAGAAGGCTAAAAAGGTAAAAAATAGTTCTGATTATGAAATGGTGAGCCGTGAAGTGCCTGTTAATTCAAGTTTGTATACGCTTTTGAAAGCATATTTAGATCTAAGTCCGGGCCCGTTTATAATAAACCGGAAGCGTAGCACAGATATGCAGCTGCCATTAACACCTCGCAACATCAATACGATATTTGATGAGCACCTTAACATCCCCTGGTCCCCGCATGATTGCAGGCATTTTTTCAGATCTCAGGTCAGATCCTGGATGATCAAGGAAAAGCAAATTGACATTCAGGTGATAAAGGAGATAATGGGTCATACTCTTCAAGTCCATGAAAAGTATGGGGAAGCATCGCCTTTTGAGTATAAATTAGAAATAGTTGATTCTGTTTTCGGATAGGACTGCTATCAATTTCAATCGGATTAGGTCAACATCTAATGAAAATGATATGATCATACGTTATCTCCATGTCGGGAAAGGGGT
Proteins encoded in this region:
- a CDS encoding site-specific integrase codes for the protein MCLRINLDRNHTRGLWIEKAKKVKNSSDYEMVSREVPVNSSLYTLLKAYLDLSPGPFIINRKRSTDMQLPLTPRNINTIFDEHLNIPWSPHDCRHFFRSQVRSWMIKEKQIDIQVIKEIMGHTLQVHEKYGEASPFEYKLEIVDSVFG